The genomic window GTGCTCAGGCACAGCAGGGTCGCGATGGAGACGGCCGTGCACGGCAGGAAACGGTCGACGCCGGAGTCGGCGTGCGCGGCCTGGATGAGCGCGGAAACCGCCGTGGGCGTTCCGCTTCCGTGATCGGTGAGGGAGTTCGCGAGCGCGGTCGCGATGAGTTGGGCGTGCGCGCCCGCCTGGGTGGGCGGCCAGTTGCCCGCCGTGCCGGACAGCTCGGTCGCGGCGGGCACATTGCCCGCCAGATACAGCACGGTGGCGCCCACCGCCCAGTCCGGGCCGACGCGGTTCGGGCCGAGCCAGCCGTAGAGCTGGGCGGCGCGGCCGATGAGGCCGCGGCGAGTCAGGACGCCAGCGCAGATCCGCACGGCGTCGGCGAGATCGGGTCCGTCGACGCCGGCCCTTGCCAGTACGGGTTCGGCCAGCCGCATGGCGGTCTCACCGTCGCCGGTGCGGGCGGCGGCCTCGGCCCAGCGCAGCGCGATCTGGTTCGCGTCGGCGCCGGCCGACGCGGCGGCGGCGTAGTAGCGGACGGCCTCGCGCCCGGCGGTTTCGGCTGCGGCGCAGAGGAATTCGGCGAGCCTTGGGTCACGGACGCCGGACTCGGCGAGCAGCAGCGCGGTGTGGTCGCGCAGCAGGCCCGCGTCCAGGCGTGCGGTGAGCAGCCTGCGCTGCACCGCGACGAACCTGCGGTCACCGAGCATGGTGCGCAGCGGCGCTACCGCTGGAGCGAGCAAGAGGTCTGCGTCGGTCACCAGGGCGGTGGCGCGGGCGCGGTCGATGAGGGACTGGGCGGCCGCGGATTCGACGCCGAGCACCTCGGTGAGTTCGCTGGAATCCAGGCCGGTTCCGGTGGTCGCGACGACCAGGGTCTCGAGCAGGTCGGGTTCCAGGTTGTCCAGCTGCGAGCGCGACCAGTCGGCCACCGCCTCGTCCACGACGCGAATCCCGGCGTCCAGGCGCGCCGAACAGGCCGCGGTGAGCGCCGCGACGACGCCGCCGCGGATGCCGCCGGTCTGCTGGTGGATGTGCTGGGCGACGGGTCGCGGCACCATCATGCCCAATTCCCTTGCGAAGGGCAGGATGTCGGCGACGCCGAGCGGTCGCAGGTCGACGATGCGCCCGCGCCGGGCCACCGCCTCGGCGAGGGTGCGCAGCTGCGGGTCGTGCGGGCGCGGCTGCACCGCGATCACCGCCGTGTAGTTGCCGGATTCGACTGCGGCGCAGAGCGTTTCCATTTCCGCCGCGCCCAAGGTGTGCGCGTTGTCGATGACGAGCGCGGGGCGGGGCGCGTCCGGGTCGACGCTGTCCACGTGGCCGTGGTGCGCGCCGTTCGTCGCCGCCGTCGGGCCGGGTGCGGCGACGTTGTCCTGCAAGGGAATCCCGCGTCCGCGCAGGCGCGTCCGTATCACCGAGAGCAAGGTGGACTTGCCGGTGCCCGATCGGCCGCGGATCAGGTAGACCGCCGGTTCCTGCTCGGCGCTGTCGAGTTCGCGCAGGATGTCGCGGGCGCTCGGCAGGGTGTCGAACGCCGTGTCAGCCACCGTTCCCCCCGAGGATCTCGCCCGGCGCGCGCAGCACTGTGCCGACCGCGCCGCCCACTCCGTCCACCACCTCACCGAGCGGTTCGGTCAGCACTTCGGTGGGGAGGTCCGGGGCCTGCGGTTGTTGCGGCTGCGGCACCGGTTGCGGCGCGGGGGGATTCGGGCCGGGAGTGGGTTGCGGCACTGGTTGCGGCGCCGGCTGTTCTCCGGGTGCGGGCTGTCCCGGCGCCGGTTGTCCGGGCGCGGGCTGGTTGTTCACCACCGCGACGGTGCTCGAGCCGGGGGCCGGGTTCGATGTCGAGCCCGGCTGTGCGGCACCGGGTTTCGGCTGTTGCGGTGCGCCGTTGCCAGTATCGGTGACGGGGACGTCCGTCACGGGTGCGCCCGTGCCGCCCGGGGCCGCGACGTCGGCGGGTCCCGTCGGCGTGGACTGCTCGGCGGTCGGCGAGTTCGCCGGGGAGTGCGCGCCGGTGCCGATCGCGACGGTTCCGGTGGCGAGCAAGCCGATGACCAGGGCCGCGCCCGCGACGATCGCGGCGCGCTGGCGGCCGGTGAGCCTGCGGATACGGGAAACCGGCAGCGCGTTCTCCTTGCCGCCGGGACGGCTGGGCCGTTCGAGGGCGGGCAGCTCTTTGGTCTTCGGAGCGGCCGGGGTCTGGGCGAGCGCCGCGACCGGCGCGGTGTCGATCGCGCTGTCCAGCAGGTCTGCGGCCAGCGCGGCCGCCCCGCGTGCGCTGGTGTTGGCTGGTTCGGGCGCGGCGACCAGCGGGAGACCGAACTCGCTCGAGATCAGCTCACCTACCAACGGGATCGCGCCGCCGCCGCCCGTCAGCAGCACCCGGCTGATATCGCCGATGTCGAGTCCGGCGCGGTGCACCGTGTCGCGGATCAGGTCGATCGAGGTGAGCAGCGGACCGCGGAGCAGTTCTTCGAGCTCGCCGCGGACCAAGCGGATCTGGTCGCCCACGGGAGAAGTCGGATCGAGGCGGACGGGGACGACCGTAGCGGTATTTATGGAAAGCTCTTCTTTCGCATTTTTGCAGCGCTCTCGTAATACCGACAATTCACGTTCCACGACCGGGTCGAACGGATCGAAATCATTTCCACGCAATGCGTTAGCCAGCACGTAACGCATCGTCAGCAGATCGAATTCCGAACCGGCGACCTCGGTGGAGCGCAGCGACGCGAGCAGGGCCGTCTGACTGCCGGTGCGCACCACCGAGACGGTCGACCCGGTCGCGCCGAGGTCGTAGACCACCAGCGCGCCATCGCCGAGCGGACCGTGCGCGGCCTCGAGCCACTGCACCGCCGCTGTCGGCTCGGGAACGAGCGTCACTTCGTGTAGGCCCGCCGTGTCCAACGCGGCGCGCTGCACGTCGATCGTGTGCCGCGACCACCACGCCGGATGGCAGGCGACGACGGCGGCGGGCTGATCCCCTGTGGCATCGGCGATTTCGTCGATGAGACAGGTGACGGCCGTGGCGACCAAGTCCTCCGCCGCGTGCGCGGAACCGTTTTCGGCCAGGATGTCGACCGGATCGCCGACCCGAGCCAGAAACCCTTCCAGCACCGCGTCACTGGAGTGTCTTCCGGTGCGGCCGACGCCGGACCCGAAGGCGGGCGGGGCGTCCTGGCTCAGACGCAACACACTCGGGTGGCTCACGACGGCGCCGCCCGCGGCCGGGCATGCCTGGGTGTCGCCGATCTCACCCGTCGTCGCCACGGCGACCGAATTCGACGCTCCGACCTTGATGCCGAGCGCCAGACGCTGTGTCATTGGTGACCTCGTATGGGGAAAACCGTGGGATCCGGTAGTCGCTGCTGTTGTTCGATTGTCCGAGATAGCCGTGTGATCCGGCCTGCCAGATCTGTCGGTTGCTGAGCGGCCGCCGTTACCGGGGTAGGGGAAAGAGCGGGGATATTCCCCTAATGGCGGGCGCGCCCCTAATGGGTCGCTCCCGCGATTGGTGGGGGTCCGCCCCGTTCCCCCGTAACGCGACGCGTGCCTAGCGTGAAATGCATTCCAACGAGTGCGGACGCGTGGTCCGCCGATCCCAGGAGACGATCCTCGATGACCCCCAATGTGATTCTCGAGTTCATCCTCGGCCTGCTGCGCGACCGCGAGGCCGCGGTGGGTTACTGCGCCAACCCGGAAGGCGCGCTGGCTGCCGCGGGACTGTCCGCGGTCACGCCGGAGGACATCGCCGCGGTGGCGCCGATGGTGGCCGAGTCGGCTTTGGTGGCCGGCGGCTCGCAGCTGTCGGCGATCGTCGCGGCGGGCACGTCGGCAGGTGCGGCTGCGGGTGTCGGCGCCGTCGCGGGTGCGAACGCCGCGGTCGGCGCCGGCGTCGATCTCGGTGCCGGTGTGAACACCGATATCGGTCTCGGTGCGGGCGTGAACACCGATGTCGACCTCGGTGCCGGCGTCAACACCGATATCGACCTCGGCGCGGACCTGAACACCGACATCGACCTCGGCCTCGGCACCGGCCTGAACGGCGACCTCGGCGCGGGCCTCGACCTGGGCGGCGCGATCGGCGCGGGCCTCGACGGAGTCCTCGGTGTGGGCGCTGGTCTGGGTGGTGCCGTCGGCGGCGTGCTGAATGGTGTCGGTGACATCGCTGCTGGGGCGGGTGCGGGTCTGGGTGGCGCGCTCGACGGGGTTCTCGGTGCTGGCGCGGGTGTGGGCGCTGGTCTGGGTGGTGCCGTCGGCGGCGTGCTGGACGGTGTCGGTGACATCGCTGCCGGGGCCGGTGCGGGTCTGGGTAGTGCGCTCGACGCGGGCCTCGGTGCGGGCGCTGGTCTGGGCGCGGGCCTCGAAGCTTCCCTCGGCGCGGGCCTGGACGGCGCGTTGGGCGCGGGCGCTGGCCTGGGGGCCGGCCTCGAGGGCGCCGTGGACGCGGGCGCCGACCTCGGCGTTGGTCTCGGCGCTGGTCTGGAGGGCGCACTCGGCACGGGCGCCGAACTCGGCGGTGACCTGTCGGCCGGTCTCGGTGGTGCACTCGGCGCAGTCGGCAACGTGGGCGCCGATCTCGGCGCGGGCCTGGGCGGTGCGATCGATGCGGGCGCCGAGGCGGGTGCCGGTCTGGGCGCGGGCCTGGGCGGCGCGATCGATGCGGGCGCCGAGGCGGGTGCCGGTCTGGGCGCTGGCCTGGGCGGTGCGCTGGATGCGGGCGCGGACTTCGGCGGCGATCTGGCCGGTGGCCTCGAAGGCGCGCTGGATGCGGGCCTGGGCGCGGGCGCTGGTCTGGGCGCGGGTCTCGAGGGTGCCCTCGGTGCGGGTGCGGACTTCGGCGGTGATCTGTCGGCCGGTCTCGGTGGTGCCCTCGATGCAGGTGCTCAGGCGGGTGCCGACCTCGGTGCTGGCCTGGGTGGTGCGCTGGACGCAGGCGGCGAGTTCGGCAGCGACTTCGGCGGCGACCTGTCTGCTGGTGTCGGTGGTGCGTTCGACGCTGGTAGCCAGGTGGGTGCCGATTTGGGCGCTGGTCTGGGTGGTGCGCTGGATGCCGGTGCCGGGTTCGGTGGTGATCTGGCCGGTGGCCTCGAAGGTGCGCTGGATGCGGGCCTCGGTGCGGGCGCTGGTCTGGGCGCGGGTCTCGAGGGTGCCGTCGGTGCGGGTGCGGACTTCGGCGGTGATCTGTCGGCCGGTCTCGGTGGTGCCCTCGGCGCGGGTGCTCAGGCGGGTGCCGACCTCGGCGCGGGCCTGGGCGGTGCGCTGGACGCAGGCGGCGAGTTCGGCGGTGACCTGTCTGCTGGTGTCGGTGGTGCGATCGACGCGGGTACCCAGGTCGGTGCCGATCTGGGCGCGGGTCTGGGTGGTGCGCTGGACTCGGGTGTCGGGTTCGGCGGTGACCTGGCCGCTGGCCTGGGCGGTGCGCTGGACGCAGGCGGCGAGTTCGGCGGTGACCTGTCTGCTGGTGTCGGCGGTGCGATCGACGCGGGTACCCAGGTCGGTGCCGATCTGGGCGCTGGCCTTGGCGGTGCGCTGGACTCGGGTGCCGAGTTCGGTGGTGACTTGTCCGCTGGTGTCGGTGGTGCGATCGACGCGGGTACCCAGGTCGGTGCCGATCTGGGCGCCGGTCTGGGCGGTGCGATCGACGCGGGCGCGGACTTCGGCGGCGACCTGGCCGGTGGTTTGGACGGTGCGCTGGATGCGGGCCTCGGTGCCGGCGCCGAGCTTGGTGGTGACCTGTCGGCTGGACTCGAAGGTGCTCTCGGCGCGGGTGCTCAGGCGGGTGCGGACCTCGGCGCTGGCGTAGGCGGTGCAGTGGACGCGGGTGCCGGGTTCGGTAGCGACCTGTCCGCTGGTGTCGGCGGCGCGTTCGACGCGGGTACTCAGGTGGGTGCCGATCTGGGCGCTGGCCTGGGTGGTGCGCTGGATGCGGGTGCCGAGTTCGGCGGCGATCTGGCCGGTGGTCTGGACGGCGCGTTCGATGCGGGCCTCGGTGCGGGCGCCGAACTGGGTGGTGACCTTTCCGCTGGTGTCGGTGGCGCGTTCGACGCGGGTACCCAGGTGGGTGCCGATCTGGGCGCGGGTCTGGGCGGTGCGCTGGATGCGGGCGCTGAGGCCGGTGCCGGTTTGGGTGCGGGCCTGGGCGGCGCGATCGACGCGGGCGCGGATTTCGGCGGCGATCTCGCCGGTGGTCTGGACGGTGCGCTGGATGCCGGGCTCGATGCGGGCGCCGGCCTGGGTGCCGGTCTGGAAGGTGCCGTCGACGCGGGGACCGAGTTCGGTGGAGATCTGTCGGCCGGGCTGGATGGCGCGCTCGACGCGGGTGCCGGGCTGGGTGGTGATCTTTCCGCTGGTGTCGGCGGCGCGATCGACGCGGGTGTCGAGGCGGGTGCCGGCTTCGGCGGCGGGCTCGAGTCCGGCCTCGGCGGTGCGGTCGATGCCGGTGCCGGGTTCGGTCATGATCTGGCTGCCGGTGTCGGCGGCGCGTTCGACGCGGGTGCCGACTTCGGCGGCGATCTGGCCGCCGGTGCGGGCGCGGGTCTGAACGGCGGCCTCGAGGGTGCGCTGGGCGCCGGTGCGGAAGCCGCCGCCGGTCTGGAAACCGGTTTGGGCGGCGCGTTCGACGCGGGGACTGGTTTGGAGACCGGTCTCGGTGGCGGGTTCGGCGCTGATCTGGCGGCCGGCCTCGATGGCGCGCTCGATGCGGGCGCCGGTCTGGCCGGTGGGCTGGAAGGCGCGGCGGACGGCGCGCTCGAAGCGGGCGGCGAACTGGCCGGTAGCGTCGAAGGCGCCTTGGGCGCGGGTGCGCAGGCCGGAGCCGGAGCGGCGGCCGGTCTCGGGACCGCGGCGGAGTTCGGCGGTGAGTTCGCGGGCGGCATCGGCGGGGCTGTCGAGGCCGGATCGGGGCTTGGCGCCGGGCTGGAGAGCGCCTTGCAGGGCGCGGTGGAAACCGGAGCGGGCGTCGGGTCCGGTGTGTCCGGCAGCGCGAACGCTGGTGGTCAGGCGGTCACCGGCCTGGAGACGAGCATGTCGGCCGGCCTCGGCACCGTGCTCGGCGCGGAGCACGAGATCGGCGGCGGGCTGAACAGCGAACTCGGCGGTGTGCTCGCCAGTGGCGCGCAGGGCGGCGCGGAACTTGGCGGCGGTTTGCAGGGCCTGGTCGGTGGTGTTACCGGGTTCGGCGGCGACGCGTCCGGTGGCGCGGAAGCCGCCGTCGAGGCCGGCGGCGAATTCGGAACCGGTTTGGAGACAGGCCTTTCCGGCGGCATCGAGTCCGGTGCCGATCTGGCGGGCGGTCTCGGCGGCGCGCTCGAAGCGGGCGGCCAGGCGGTGACCGGGCTCGAGGCGGGTCTCTCGGCGGGCGTCGACGCGGCCGCGCAGGCGGGCGCCGGTCTCACGGCCGGACTCGAGGGTGCGATCGGCGCGGCGGGTCAGGCGGGCGCCGGACTCGAGTCGGGTCTCTCGGCCGGACTGGGCGCCGCCGGTAGCGCGGGCGCCGGCCTGAACAGTGGCCTCGAGGCCGGTCTCGGCGCTGCCGGGAATGCCGGTGCGGGCCTGAACAGCGGTCTCGAAGCTGGTCTGGGTGCTGCCGGGAATGCCGGTGCGGGTCTGTCCGGTGGCTTGGAATCCGGTCTCGGCGCCGCGGGGAACGCTGGTGCGGGCCTGAACAGCGGTCTCGAAGCTGGTCTGGGTGCTGCCGGGAATGCCGGTGCGGGTCTGTCCGGTGGCTTGGAATCCGGTCTCGGCGCCGCGGGCAATGCTGGTGCGGGCCTGAACAGCGGTCTCGAGACCGGCCTGGGCGCCGCGGGCAACGCGGGCGCCGGTCTGGACTCCGGCCTCGGCGGTGGCCTCTCCACCGGAGCCTCCGGCGCGTTCGAAGGCGCCGCGGACGCAACGGGTTCGCTCGGCGCGCAGGGTGCGCTCGGCGGCGGCTCGGACCTGGGTGGCAGCATCGGATCCACGGCGGAGACCACCGCGAACACCTGGTCGTCGCTGGACGTTTCGAGCGCATTCGGCTCCGGCTTCGACGGCGGCCTCGGCGCGACCGGCGAGACCTCGCTGTTCGCCGAGGGCGAGTCGAGCGCCGAGCTCGGCGGGTCGACGGACCTGTCGGGTGATGCGTTCCTGCACTGAGAGAGGACGACAACGCGATGGGGACACCCGTACCTGCTTCCGCGCCCGGAGTGCCGCTGCTGTCGGTACTGGGTGAAACCATCGCCGCGGCGCGCGCCGCGGGTCGCACCGACCTCGTCGGCCGCCTGGAAACGGCGGCCGACCGGGTCCGCGACCCGCGGCGTCGCATCGTGATCGCGGGCCAGCTCGGCCAGGGCAAGAGCCGTTTCGTGAACGCACTGCTCAACGTCGACATCTGCCCGGTCGGCGACGACGCGACCACCGTCGTCCCCGCCACGCTGTCGCACGGCGATTACGCGCAAGCGCAGTTCCTGCTCACCGAACCGCGCGGCGGCAGCGAATCCCGGGTGCCGGTCCCGATCGAACAGATCCCGACGGTCGACGCCCGCAGCCCGCTCGCCGACGGCAGGCGGATGCTTCGCCTCGAAATCCAGCTGCCGAACCCGCTGCTCGCCGACGGCATCGTCCTGGTCGACACCCCCGGCGTCGGCGGACACGGAAATGCCAGCGCCACAACGGTTCTCGGCATGGTCCCGGCTGCCGACGCGGTGTTCGTGCTGTCCGACGCCTCCACCGAGATCACCGAACCCGAGCTCGCCTTCCTGCGCCAGGTCCGCGAGCTGTGCCCGACGGTCGCACTGTTGCTCACCAAGACCGATCTGTACCCGCATTGGCGTCGGGTCCACG from Nocardia bhagyanarayanae includes these protein-coding regions:
- a CDS encoding LuxR C-terminal-related transcriptional regulator → MADTAFDTLPSARDILRELDSAEQEPAVYLIRGRSGTGKSTLLSVIRTRLRGRGIPLQDNVAAPGPTAATNGAHHGHVDSVDPDAPRPALVIDNAHTLGAAEMETLCAAVESGNYTAVIAVQPRPHDPQLRTLAEAVARRGRIVDLRPLGVADILPFARELGMMVPRPVAQHIHQQTGGIRGGVVAALTAACSARLDAGIRVVDEAVADWSRSQLDNLEPDLLETLVVATTGTGLDSSELTEVLGVESAAAQSLIDRARATALVTDADLLLAPAVAPLRTMLGDRRFVAVQRRLLTARLDAGLLRDHTALLLAESGVRDPRLAEFLCAAAETAGREAVRYYAAAASAGADANQIALRWAEAAARTGDGETAMRLAEPVLARAGVDGPDLADAVRICAGVLTRRGLIGRAAQLYGWLGPNRVGPDWAVGATVLYLAGNVPAATELSGTAGNWPPTQAGAHAQLIATALANSLTDHGSGTPTAVSALIQAAHADSGVDRFLPCTAVSIATLLCLSTGEPRRAGDALRRATTSGLRCHQLQVLAAWAAMLGGDEQAAANTVAAFDWDQLDVRDRLLAHGVAVGLARRGGDHAALTRAWQAAYPLFDDVDADLLTVLPIGELWLAGIRLRDERRISPLVDATLALLERLDQPPAWANAFHWYGVQAAIAHESPAELLPHARLLKAAAEAGDRHAAVLVDAGRTWVLVLRGQVEVKPVEVAVNGLREIGLTWDAARLASEAALSAAESSTATALLKLARMVRAESKPQEQPVPPTATPRASNTPDAPADGAAILSEREREVAELVLLGLTYREIGARLYISAKTVEHHVARIRRRIGARSRSELLSMLRAMGHGSLLV
- a CDS encoding Hsp70 family protein; this translates as MTQRLALGIKVGASNSVAVATTGEIGDTQACPAAGGAVVSHPSVLRLSQDAPPAFGSGVGRTGRHSSDAVLEGFLARVGDPVDILAENGSAHAAEDLVATAVTCLIDEIADATGDQPAAVVACHPAWWSRHTIDVQRAALDTAGLHEVTLVPEPTAAVQWLEAAHGPLGDGALVVYDLGATGSTVSVVRTGSQTALLASLRSTEVAGSEFDLLTMRYVLANALRGNDFDPFDPVVERELSVLRERCKNAKEELSINTATVVPVRLDPTSPVGDQIRLVRGELEELLRGPLLTSIDLIRDTVHRAGLDIGDISRVLLTGGGGAIPLVGELISSEFGLPLVAAPEPANTSARGAAALAADLLDSAIDTAPVAALAQTPAAPKTKELPALERPSRPGGKENALPVSRIRRLTGRQRAAIVAGAALVIGLLATGTVAIGTGAHSPANSPTAEQSTPTGPADVAAPGGTGAPVTDVPVTDTGNGAPQQPKPGAAQPGSTSNPAPGSSTVAVVNNQPAPGQPAPGQPAPGEQPAPQPVPQPTPGPNPPAPQPVPQPQQPQAPDLPTEVLTEPLGEVVDGVGGAVGTVLRAPGEILGGNGG